A genomic segment from Actinomadura hallensis encodes:
- a CDS encoding ATP-binding protein: MKVAFVGKGGSGKTTLSSLFVRHLAGRGLPVVAVDADINQHLGVALGLDEGRAAKIPALGDRLHEIKEHLRGDNPRIPSADAMVKTTPPGRGSRLLRFRGDDPVHEAGQEVGGVTLLATGQFTDDDLGVACYHSKTGAVELYLNHLVDGPGEYVVVDMTAGADTFASGLFTRFDLMFLVAEPTRKGVAVYRQYTEYARDYDVAIRVVGNKVQTDDDVAFLRAHVGDDLLAWLGQSAAVRALEQGRDGVELEENNVVALDRMRAEVDARVKDWDKYQRQAVEFHVRNARRWANAATGRDLEEQIDPEFRFPAVYSG, encoded by the coding sequence GTGAAGGTTGCGTTCGTCGGCAAGGGCGGGAGCGGCAAGACCACCCTGTCGTCGCTGTTCGTCCGGCACCTCGCCGGGCGCGGGCTGCCGGTGGTCGCCGTCGACGCCGACATCAACCAGCACCTCGGCGTCGCCCTCGGCCTCGACGAGGGCCGCGCCGCCAAGATCCCCGCGCTGGGCGACCGGCTCCACGAGATCAAGGAGCACCTGCGGGGCGACAACCCCCGCATCCCCTCGGCGGACGCCATGGTCAAGACCACCCCGCCCGGGCGGGGCTCACGGCTGCTGCGGTTCCGCGGCGACGACCCGGTCCACGAGGCCGGGCAGGAGGTCGGCGGCGTCACGCTGCTCGCCACCGGGCAGTTCACCGACGACGACCTCGGCGTGGCCTGCTACCACTCCAAGACCGGCGCGGTCGAGCTCTATCTCAACCACCTCGTGGACGGGCCCGGAGAATACGTCGTCGTCGACATGACCGCCGGGGCCGACACCTTCGCGTCCGGCCTGTTCACGCGGTTTGACCTGATGTTCCTGGTCGCCGAGCCGACCCGCAAGGGCGTCGCCGTCTACCGGCAGTACACCGAATACGCGCGCGACTACGACGTCGCCATCCGGGTCGTCGGCAACAAGGTGCAGACCGACGACGACGTGGCCTTCCTGCGCGCGCACGTCGGCGACGACCTGCTCGCCTGGCTCGGCCAGTCCGCCGCGGTGCGGGCGCTGGAGCAGGGCCGCGACGGCGTCGAGCTGGAGGAGAACAACGTCGTCGCGCTCGACCGGATGCGCGCGGAGGTCGACGCCCGCGTCAAGGACTGGGACAAATACCAGCGGCAGGCGGTCGAATTCCACGTCAGAAACGCGCGGCGATGGGCGAACGCCGCCACGGGACGGGACCTGGAGGAGCAGATCGACCCCGAATTCCGCTTTCCTGCCGTCTATTCCGGGTAG